Proteins encoded within one genomic window of Ideonella dechloratans:
- a CDS encoding TonB-dependent receptor plug domain-containing protein, giving the protein MKGASPAPGCPRRRRSPLSEVGLPALALSAAALAPVPAAHAADTANDTPARLTIVGTATPPAASDGQVQVIDHEALTRYGDSSLSDALRRVPGVSVDMDGRIQLRGLGRGYTQVLLDGRPVGTQGQGVDLGDLDLSAIERVEIVRGATAADGGEGIAGTIRLYTRRAGGAARRSLVVEAQARHQRLNPAVGVDLAGALGPQLDWQAAARWQRGASAESSRVHSQWISDYGDVVYTDQSLISHRSVSHPRLNASGELAWQDGADRLALGAMAVDGPTHSTQRSALRNWNFDGVNASVSEGTQTIRDDEPEAWHLEPHARWRHGLAEGGALQAQWSWSKDVSHSRWQLLAQDAQGQVTDEEGEDDRSVTYAQQTQLRWDQPLGAGWRTTLGAQWVLDRLSDLSLSDGEADRSQLRRPTQALFAQAHWQPDAAWQLEAGWRQEHSQLDLDGQTQRRFDLGLPSLALLWTPTADLQWHAGLSRSYRQPRLRDLSPNGRSTGDYNQPWYPDVRGNPALRNEVATGLELGLTRRLGPAEWSLNLYARRLDDPIVFQVAQNGDGRWVLSPGNLGRAGLRGVEVRGQIDLAALPADSPWQLLATLRADLSFNQSHVDGQAAPSRLPGQAPLLINIGWDARPAGSLGWGATLHYEAGYASRALPTTSFNPSSGTANDPNTRVDQAAQCTLDVYALWALAPQSRLRLRANQLGADWRAVSRQRQQQGEWRTRFEGSRPWAVALSLEQDW; this is encoded by the coding sequence GTGAAGGGGGCCTCCCCCGCCCCCGGGTGCCCGCGGCGCCGTCGGTCCCCCCTGTCCGAAGTCGGCCTGCCGGCGCTGGCCCTGAGCGCCGCCGCCCTGGCCCCGGTGCCCGCGGCGCACGCCGCCGACACGGCCAACGACACACCCGCCCGGCTCACCATCGTCGGCACGGCCACACCGCCGGCAGCCAGCGATGGCCAGGTCCAGGTCATCGACCACGAGGCGCTGACCCGCTACGGCGACAGCAGCCTGAGCGATGCGCTGCGCCGCGTGCCCGGCGTGAGCGTGGACATGGACGGCCGCATCCAGCTGCGCGGCCTGGGCCGGGGCTACACCCAGGTGCTGCTGGACGGACGCCCGGTGGGCACCCAGGGCCAGGGCGTGGACCTCGGTGACCTCGACCTGTCGGCCATCGAGCGGGTGGAGATCGTGCGCGGCGCCACCGCCGCCGATGGCGGCGAGGGCATCGCCGGCACCATCCGCCTCTACACCCGCCGGGCGGGCGGCGCGGCGCGGCGCAGCCTGGTGGTGGAGGCCCAGGCCCGGCACCAGCGGCTGAACCCTGCCGTCGGCGTGGACCTGGCCGGGGCGCTCGGCCCCCAGCTGGACTGGCAAGCCGCGGCCCGCTGGCAGCGCGGTGCCAGTGCCGAATCCAGCCGGGTGCATTCGCAGTGGATCAGCGACTACGGCGACGTGGTCTACACCGACCAGAGCCTGATCAGCCACCGCAGCGTCAGCCACCCCCGCCTGAACGCCAGCGGCGAACTGGCCTGGCAGGACGGGGCCGACCGGCTGGCCCTGGGGGCCATGGCCGTGGACGGCCCCACCCACAGCACCCAGCGCAGCGCGCTGCGCAACTGGAACTTCGACGGGGTCAACGCCAGCGTGTCCGAGGGCACGCAGACGATCCGCGACGACGAGCCCGAGGCCTGGCACCTGGAGCCGCACGCCCGGTGGCGACACGGCCTGGCCGAGGGTGGCGCGCTGCAGGCACAGTGGTCCTGGAGCAAGGACGTGAGCCACAGCCGCTGGCAGCTGCTGGCCCAGGACGCCCAAGGCCAGGTCACCGACGAGGAGGGCGAGGACGACCGCTCGGTGACCTACGCCCAGCAGACCCAGCTGCGCTGGGACCAGCCGCTGGGCGCAGGCTGGCGCACGACGCTGGGCGCGCAGTGGGTGCTGGACCGGCTCAGCGACCTGAGCCTGTCGGACGGTGAAGCCGACCGCAGCCAGCTGCGCCGCCCCACCCAGGCCCTGTTCGCCCAGGCCCACTGGCAGCCCGACGCCGCCTGGCAGCTGGAGGCCGGCTGGCGCCAGGAGCACAGCCAGCTGGACCTGGACGGGCAGACCCAGCGACGCTTCGACCTCGGCCTGCCCTCGCTGGCCCTGCTGTGGACCCCGACGGCCGACCTGCAGTGGCACGCAGGTCTCTCGCGCAGCTACCGCCAGCCACGCCTGCGCGACCTCTCGCCCAACGGCCGCAGCACCGGCGACTACAACCAGCCCTGGTACCCCGATGTGCGCGGCAACCCCGCGCTGCGCAACGAGGTGGCCACGGGGCTGGAGCTCGGTCTGACCCGGCGCCTGGGGCCGGCCGAGTGGTCACTCAACCTGTACGCCCGCCGCCTCGACGACCCCATCGTCTTCCAGGTGGCCCAGAACGGCGACGGTCGCTGGGTGCTCTCGCCCGGCAACCTGGGCCGAGCCGGCCTGCGCGGCGTGGAGGTGCGCGGGCAGATCGACCTGGCCGCGCTGCCCGCCGACAGCCCCTGGCAGCTGCTGGCCACCCTGCGCGCCGACCTGAGCTTCAACCAGTCCCACGTGGACGGCCAGGCGGCACCCTCGCGCCTGCCCGGCCAGGCCCCGCTGCTGATCAACATCGGCTGGGATGCCCGGCCCGCCGGCTCGCTGGGCTGGGGCGCCACCCTGCACTACGAAGCCGGCTACGCCAGCCGCGCGCTGCCCACCACCAGCTTCAACCCCAGCTCCGGCACCGCCAACGACCCGAACACCCGGGTGGACCAGGCCGCCCAATGCACGCTGGATGTCTATGCCTTGTGGGCCCTGGCGCCGCAGAGCCGCCTGCGCCTGCGCGCCAACCAGCTGGGGGCCGACTGGCGCGCCGTGTCCCGCCAGCGCCAGCAGCAGGGTGAGTGGCGCACGCGCTTCGAGGGCAGCCGCCCCTGGGCGGTGGCGCTGAGCCTGGAACAGGACTGGTGA
- a CDS encoding caspase family protein has product MRVPDPRRRRWLQAAVAVGTAPLSVRAQSSRPLPPSRGTRHAVLVGVSALQFQPPDLWLQGPAHDVQALRSLLPGLGVAPARTRVLADGLGPRAQAAPPTRAALLQALDALTTELVAGDEVLLYWSGHGVRSAPVAPAAPVGPDGLSTWLLARDAARAPAGSPWPLAGALASAEVGERIDAWLARGAQVCVVFDTCYAGGSTRSASDPALGLRWRGLRTEDLASHASAPLPAAPASGPPLRDTDCVALLACGSLQRTPEWRSPQGLVRGLFSAALCDALAQTRAGWDHAALVRATQARHAQLAASLKLPRSAWPVPQFSGALGRPLWLAPSPG; this is encoded by the coding sequence ATGCGCGTCCCCGACCCGCGCCGTCGCCGCTGGCTGCAGGCCGCTGTGGCCGTGGGCACTGCCCCGCTGTCGGTCCGGGCGCAGTCCTCCCGGCCCTTACCCCCGTCCCGCGGCACCCGCCACGCGGTGCTGGTGGGTGTGTCGGCCCTCCAGTTCCAGCCCCCGGACCTGTGGCTGCAGGGGCCGGCGCACGATGTGCAGGCCCTGCGTAGCCTGCTGCCCGGCCTGGGGGTGGCGCCGGCACGCACCCGGGTGCTGGCCGACGGCCTGGGGCCCCGGGCACAGGCCGCGCCGCCCACCCGCGCCGCGCTGCTGCAGGCCCTGGACGCGCTGACGACCGAGCTGGTGGCCGGCGACGAGGTGCTGCTGTACTGGTCCGGTCACGGGGTGCGCAGTGCGCCGGTCGCGCCCGCGGCGCCGGTGGGCCCGGACGGCCTGAGCACCTGGCTGCTGGCCCGGGACGCGGCCCGCGCGCCCGCCGGCAGCCCCTGGCCGCTGGCGGGCGCGCTGGCCAGCGCCGAGGTGGGGGAGCGCATCGACGCCTGGCTGGCCCGGGGTGCCCAGGTCTGCGTGGTCTTCGACACCTGCTATGCCGGTGGCAGCACCCGGTCGGCGAGCGACCCCGCACTGGGCCTGCGCTGGCGCGGCCTGCGCACCGAAGACCTGGCGTCGCACGCCAGCGCGCCGCTGCCCGCCGCGCCGGCCTCCGGGCCGCCGTTGCGCGACACCGACTGCGTGGCCCTGCTGGCCTGCGGTAGCCTGCAGCGCACCCCCGAATGGCGCAGCCCGCAGGGGCTGGTGCGCGGCCTGTTCAGTGCGGCCCTGTGCGACGCGCTGGCCCAGACCCGCGCCGGCTGGGACCATGCCGCGCTGGTGCGGGCCACCCAGGCCCGCCATGCCCAGCTGGCCGCCAGCCTGAAGCTGCCGCGCTCGGCCTGGCCGGTGCCCCAGTTCAGCGGGGCGCTGGGCCGTCCGCTGTGGCTGGCCCCGTCACCGGGCTGA
- the yidD gene encoding membrane protein insertion efficiency factor YidD encodes MPIRPLPTLRLLPRRLLQAGVRGYRLLLSPWLGNQCRFEPTCSRYALEALERHGAAAGSYLAVVRIARCAPWCAGGCDPVPAERPRLFRHLLPGATVPVASPVAVPPSDTTASAEPATLVPLTSSRPSS; translated from the coding sequence ATGCCGATCCGCCCGCTCCCCACTCTGCGTCTGCTGCCTCGGCGGCTGCTGCAGGCCGGCGTGCGCGGCTATCGTCTGCTGCTGAGCCCCTGGCTGGGCAACCAATGCCGCTTCGAGCCCACCTGCTCGCGCTATGCGCTGGAGGCGCTGGAGCGCCATGGCGCCGCGGCGGGCAGCTACCTGGCCGTGGTGCGCATCGCGCGCTGCGCGCCCTGGTGCGCCGGCGGCTGCGATCCGGTGCCTGCCGAGCGGCCTCGCCTGTTCCGGCATCTGCTGCCTGGCGCCACCGTGCCAGTGGCCTCTCCCGTGGCCGTCCCCCCGTCTGACACGACCGCGTCAGCCGAGCCGGCCACCCTTGTTCCCCTGACTTCTTCCAGGCCATCCTCATGA
- a CDS encoding ribonuclease P protein component — MDESGASGPSGPSGHWLGLVVPKRHAKRAVTRNLIKRQARAAMARHLATLPAGLWVVRLRAPFDRAQFLSPASETLREAAHAEMDTLFDRAIRQPLPADGGGRLRPRARSKA, encoded by the coding sequence GTGGATGAATCCGGTGCATCCGGCCCGTCCGGTCCTTCCGGCCACTGGCTGGGGCTGGTCGTGCCCAAGCGGCATGCCAAGCGCGCCGTCACCCGCAACCTGATCAAGCGCCAGGCCCGCGCGGCCATGGCACGCCACCTGGCCACGCTGCCTGCCGGCCTGTGGGTGGTGCGTCTGCGCGCGCCCTTCGACCGGGCCCAGTTCCTCAGCCCGGCCTCGGAGACCCTGCGCGAAGCGGCCCATGCCGAGATGGACACGCTGTTCGACCGCGCCATCCGCCAGCCCTTGCCGGCCGATGGCGGTGGGCGCCTGCGCCCGCGTGCCCGCTCCAAGGCCTGA
- the yidC gene encoding membrane protein insertase YidC — protein sequence MTDMRRTLLWVVFTMSLVLLWDAWSRHNGQPTLFGGPVPAASAAASGNGVPTPASAAANGATPVVAGASAPAPVRSETFTVHTDVMTATFDTLGGTLRRVALNKYHSDTDPGQPMLVLDETGHRYEAQTGYISAGATPLPTHLTLMSAVPGDRDLKDGQDTLTVRFESPEVGGAKLVKTYTFHRGQYTVDVKHALTNVGSAPLQPQLYLQLQRDDKAPGAHTSFYSTFTGPAVYTDEKRYQKVKFEDIAKHQPGDSPLHVQKANDGWIAMVQHYFATAWLVKDGSPREFRTTKIGPDLFTVALVQPLPAVAPGATETSDATLFVGPQEEKKLATLAPGLELVKDYGWFKVLAEPLFWVLDHIHKLIGNWGWSIILLVVLLKAAFYWLNANAYKSMAKMKAVNPRIMELRERLKDKPQEMQQEMMRIYREEKVNPLGGCLPIFVQMPFFMALYWVLMSTVEMRGAPWIGWITDLSAKDPFFILPVLMTLSSLLQVWLSPKQADPMQQKMMWIMPLAFSFMFFFFPSGLVLYWLTNNLLSIAQQYVINKRMGVL from the coding sequence ATGACCGATATGCGCCGCACCCTGCTGTGGGTGGTGTTCACCATGTCGCTCGTCCTGCTGTGGGACGCGTGGAGCCGCCACAACGGCCAGCCGACCCTGTTCGGCGGCCCGGTGCCCGCGGCATCGGCAGCGGCTTCCGGCAACGGCGTGCCCACGCCGGCCTCGGCCGCGGCCAATGGCGCCACCCCGGTGGTGGCCGGCGCCTCCGCGCCCGCACCCGTCCGCAGCGAGACCTTCACCGTCCACACCGACGTGATGACGGCCACCTTCGACACCCTGGGCGGCACACTGCGTCGCGTGGCACTGAACAAGTACCACAGCGACACCGATCCCGGGCAGCCCATGCTGGTGCTGGACGAGACGGGCCACCGCTACGAAGCCCAGACCGGCTACATCAGCGCGGGCGCCACGCCGTTGCCCACCCACCTGACGCTGATGAGCGCCGTGCCCGGCGACCGCGATCTGAAGGATGGCCAGGACACCCTGACCGTGCGCTTCGAGTCGCCCGAGGTGGGCGGCGCCAAGCTGGTCAAGACCTACACCTTCCACCGCGGCCAGTACACCGTGGATGTGAAGCACGCCCTCACCAACGTCGGCAGTGCCCCGCTGCAGCCTCAGCTCTACCTGCAGCTGCAACGTGACGACAAGGCGCCCGGCGCCCACACGTCCTTCTACAGCACCTTCACCGGCCCGGCCGTCTACACCGACGAGAAGCGCTACCAGAAGGTCAAGTTCGAGGACATCGCCAAGCACCAGCCGGGTGACTCGCCGCTGCATGTGCAGAAGGCCAACGACGGCTGGATCGCCATGGTCCAGCACTACTTCGCCACCGCCTGGCTGGTGAAGGACGGCTCGCCGCGCGAGTTCCGCACCACCAAGATCGGTCCGGACCTCTTCACCGTGGCCCTGGTGCAGCCCCTGCCCGCCGTGGCACCGGGCGCCACCGAAACCAGCGACGCCACCCTGTTCGTCGGCCCGCAGGAGGAGAAGAAGCTCGCCACCCTGGCCCCGGGCCTGGAACTGGTGAAGGACTACGGCTGGTTCAAGGTGCTGGCCGAGCCCCTGTTCTGGGTGCTGGACCACATCCACAAGCTCATCGGCAACTGGGGCTGGTCCATCATCCTGCTGGTGGTGCTGCTCAAGGCGGCCTTCTACTGGCTCAACGCCAACGCCTACAAGTCGATGGCCAAGATGAAGGCGGTCAACCCGCGCATCATGGAACTGCGCGAGCGCCTGAAGGACAAGCCGCAGGAGATGCAGCAGGAGATGATGCGCATCTACCGCGAGGAGAAGGTCAACCCGCTGGGCGGCTGCCTGCCCATCTTCGTGCAGATGCCCTTCTTCATGGCGCTGTACTGGGTGCTGATGTCCACTGTCGAGATGCGCGGCGCGCCCTGGATCGGCTGGATCACCGACCTGTCGGCCAAGGATCCGTTCTTCATCCTGCCGGTGCTGATGACGCTGTCCAGCCTGCTGCAGGTCTGGCTCTCGCCCAAGCAGGCCGACCCCATGCAGCAGAAGATGATGTGGATCATGCCGCTGGCCTTCAGCTTCATGTTCTTCTTCTTCCCGTCCGGCCTGGTGCTGTACTGGCTGACGAACAACCTGCTGTCCATTGCCCAGCAGTACGTCATCAACAAGCGCATGGGCGTGCTCTGA
- a CDS encoding RNA polymerase sigma factor has translation MSDDRTMNPLLQLAALQSGDEQALKMLWHDWAGKVQVFARLQLAPCGAEAEALAQEVTADVFLDLWRHPDRFDGRVAFGTWLLTLARNKAVDRLRQRRLGATLQTELSEAAWQALPDDAPTPPEGLARQQRRHGVLDCLRRLGNALQREALMLWALEDMPLADIARLQNTPENTVKTRLFHGRRHLRDCLQQWLGREEGATP, from the coding sequence ATGAGCGACGACCGCACCATGAACCCCCTGCTCCAGCTGGCTGCCCTGCAGTCGGGTGACGAGCAGGCGCTGAAGATGCTCTGGCATGACTGGGCGGGCAAGGTCCAGGTCTTCGCCCGGCTGCAGCTGGCCCCCTGCGGGGCCGAGGCCGAGGCCCTGGCCCAGGAGGTCACCGCCGACGTGTTCCTGGATCTCTGGCGCCACCCGGACCGCTTCGACGGTCGCGTGGCCTTTGGCACCTGGCTGCTGACCCTGGCGCGCAACAAGGCGGTGGACCGGCTGCGCCAGCGCCGCCTGGGCGCCACCCTGCAGACCGAGCTGAGCGAGGCCGCCTGGCAGGCCCTGCCGGACGACGCGCCCACGCCCCCCGAGGGCCTGGCCCGCCAGCAGCGCCGCCACGGCGTGCTGGACTGCCTGCGCCGCCTGGGCAACGCGCTGCAGCGCGAGGCCCTGATGCTCTGGGCCCTGGAGGACATGCCCCTGGCCGACATCGCCCGCCTGCAGAACACCCCCGAAAACACCGTCAAGACCCGCCTGTTCCACGGCCGGCGCCACCTGCGCGACTGCCTGCAGCAGTGGCTGGGCCGCGAGGAGGGCGCCACGCCATGA
- the rpmH gene encoding 50S ribosomal protein L34: MKRTYQPSKVRRARTHGFLVRMKTRGGRAVINARRAKGRKQLSRV; encoded by the coding sequence ATGAAGCGCACCTATCAGCCTTCCAAGGTCCGCCGCGCCCGCACGCACGGTTTCCTCGTTCGCATGAAGACCCGTGGTGGCCGCGCCGTCATCAACGCGCGTCGCGCCAAGGGCCGCAAGCAGCTGTCGCGGGTCTGA
- a CDS encoding CHAT domain-containing protein: MSGPLRWLRAGLLAALTLLPPALALAARPGPASDSTSALAQADALVVQASAAYDDPARAPQARAALRQAQQILARARLTAEDHDLALARIGYALSWVEVGAHRPTQARAAAQQALQRARRWRPPGAAEVLWPRQALFAQAVNAQHWAQARQALRPLLPYLDFDGHRCGDELCAVVLTHRSMLHAALGETALAYSTRLASHRFLEQAGLRPPLQLAWDELSLAHLAHAQGETALALQWLDAVTQRARQAGLPDDAPMVLQARVLRPQWADELAPQGPATWQAARAQALRDDAAAVAARGWLDEDREALLSACARASARLDEPGPGLHCAAEALAVAWSQPGDTPRLGEVYALLELGQLTRQAGAPATATLLGKWALNALQRQRARLRALPSEQQARYLHLWQDSYQQLADGLLDQHRLSEAEQVLALARDAEYHELVRGATDAGELALGPGERQALQALQDWRARLHGAARSGVALRGPGRPAVLRQTLDALAAWLQTAAPAVATPPAAAPADADTAATTPHLLYLPGPAHLRIAVQVDGRTTVREVDIGERALLDEVAALRQAVQDPGRDPRPLAQALYARLWAPVADLLPPDAPLQIQAEGVLRYLPFGLLHDGGGWLLERHTLAMDAGPPPARAQQDAGTPVRAHRGWALLGSARAAGLPALPQVPAELRTLAALAPAEPAPELRLDGAFTRATLRQALAQRRVVHIASHFRLVPGDAQASWLQLGGGQRVSLAELARPGFDFRGVDLLTLSACETAVPAGVDARGSPLESLAHVALLRGARQVLASLWTVPDEDTAQLMADVYRAYAAGQPAPEALRQAQIARMRVSPHPSAWGGFIVLDRP, from the coding sequence ATGAGCGGGCCGCTGCGGTGGCTGCGCGCCGGCCTGCTGGCCGCGCTCACGCTGCTGCCGCCCGCCCTGGCCCTGGCCGCGCGGCCCGGCCCCGCTTCTGACTCGACCTCGGCGCTGGCGCAGGCCGACGCCCTCGTCGTGCAGGCCAGCGCGGCCTACGACGACCCGGCCCGGGCGCCCCAGGCCCGCGCCGCCCTGCGGCAGGCGCAGCAGATCCTGGCCCGCGCCCGGCTGACCGCCGAAGACCATGACCTGGCCCTGGCCCGCATCGGCTACGCCCTGAGCTGGGTGGAGGTCGGGGCGCACCGGCCGACCCAGGCCCGCGCGGCCGCCCAGCAGGCCCTGCAGCGGGCCCGGCGCTGGCGCCCCCCGGGCGCCGCCGAGGTGCTGTGGCCGCGCCAGGCCCTGTTCGCCCAGGCCGTCAACGCCCAGCACTGGGCGCAGGCCCGGCAGGCCCTGCGCCCGCTGCTGCCCTACCTGGACTTCGACGGTCACCGCTGCGGCGACGAGCTGTGCGCCGTCGTGCTGACCCACCGCTCCATGCTGCACGCGGCCCTGGGCGAGACGGCGCTGGCCTACAGCACCCGGCTGGCCAGCCACCGCTTTCTGGAACAGGCCGGCCTGCGCCCGCCCCTGCAACTGGCCTGGGACGAGCTGTCGCTGGCCCACCTGGCCCATGCTCAGGGCGAGACCGCCCTGGCCCTGCAGTGGCTGGACGCGGTGACCCAGCGGGCCCGGCAGGCCGGCCTGCCCGACGATGCGCCCATGGTGCTGCAGGCCCGGGTGCTGCGCCCGCAATGGGCGGACGAACTGGCCCCGCAAGGGCCCGCCACCTGGCAGGCCGCACGGGCCCAGGCCCTGCGGGACGATGCCGCCGCCGTGGCCGCCCGCGGCTGGCTGGACGAAGACCGCGAAGCCCTGCTGTCGGCCTGTGCAAGGGCCAGCGCGCGGCTGGACGAGCCGGGCCCCGGTCTGCACTGCGCCGCCGAAGCCCTGGCGGTGGCCTGGAGCCAGCCGGGCGACACCCCGCGGCTGGGCGAGGTCTATGCCCTGCTGGAGCTGGGCCAGCTGACCCGGCAGGCCGGGGCCCCGGCCACCGCCACCCTGCTGGGCAAGTGGGCCCTCAATGCACTGCAGCGCCAGCGCGCCCGGCTGCGCGCCCTGCCGTCCGAGCAGCAGGCCCGCTACCTGCACCTGTGGCAGGACAGCTACCAGCAGCTGGCCGACGGCCTGCTGGACCAGCACCGCCTGAGCGAGGCCGAGCAGGTGCTGGCCCTGGCGCGCGACGCCGAGTACCACGAGCTCGTGCGCGGCGCGACGGACGCCGGCGAGCTGGCCCTCGGCCCCGGGGAGCGACAGGCCCTGCAGGCCCTGCAGGACTGGCGCGCCCGGCTGCACGGGGCCGCCAGGTCCGGGGTCGCCCTGCGCGGCCCGGGCCGCCCCGCCGTGCTGCGCCAGACCCTGGACGCCCTGGCCGCCTGGCTGCAGACCGCGGCCCCCGCCGTGGCCACGCCACCGGCCGCGGCACCGGCCGACGCAGACACGGCGGCCACGACGCCCCACCTGCTCTACCTGCCCGGCCCGGCGCACCTGCGCATCGCGGTGCAGGTGGACGGTCGGACCACCGTGCGCGAGGTGGACATCGGCGAGCGCGCCCTGCTGGACGAGGTGGCCGCCCTGCGCCAGGCGGTGCAGGACCCCGGCCGCGACCCCCGGCCGCTGGCCCAGGCGCTCTACGCCCGGCTGTGGGCGCCGGTGGCGGACCTGCTGCCGCCGGACGCGCCGCTGCAGATCCAGGCCGAGGGCGTGTTGCGCTACCTGCCCTTCGGCCTGCTGCACGACGGCGGGGGCTGGCTGCTGGAGCGCCACACCCTGGCGATGGACGCGGGGCCGCCGCCCGCGCGGGCGCAGCAGGACGCCGGGACGCCGGTGCGCGCGCACCGGGGCTGGGCCCTGCTGGGCAGTGCCCGCGCCGCCGGCCTGCCCGCGCTGCCCCAGGTGCCCGCCGAGCTGCGGACCCTGGCCGCCCTGGCGCCGGCGGAACCCGCGCCCGAGCTGCGGCTGGACGGCGCCTTCACCCGCGCCACGCTGCGCCAGGCCCTGGCCCAGCGCCGCGTGGTGCACATCGCCAGCCACTTCCGGCTGGTGCCGGGCGATGCCCAGGCCTCTTGGCTGCAACTGGGCGGCGGACAGCGGGTGTCGCTGGCCGAGCTGGCCCGGCCCGGTTTCGATTTCCGCGGCGTGGACCTGCTGACCCTGTCGGCCTGCGAAACCGCGGTGCCGGCCGGTGTGGACGCCCGCGGCTCACCACTGGAAAGCCTGGCCCATGTGGCGCTGCTGCGCGGGGCGCGGCAGGTGCTGGCCAGCCTGTGGACGGTGCCGGACGAGGACACGGCGCAGCTCATGGCGGATGTGTACCGTGCCTATGCGGCCGGCCAGCCCGCCCCCGAGGCGCTGCGGCAGGCCCAGATCGCCCGGATGCGGGTGTCGCCCCACCCCTCGGCCTGGGGCGGCTTCATCGTGCTGGACCGGCCCTGA